In Deinococcus psychrotolerans, a genomic segment contains:
- a CDS encoding AfsR/SARP family transcriptional regulator, producing the protein MGPPSLQIGGQDLFFKTRKALALALYLALEGPQPQDALLELLWPDSPHSGSLRTAALHLRQALGEQAWRLQTQWCGLSLDLSGAFVDAHTLGQLSAEQALAWKPGLFLAGLHLKGNPAWDDYLMLRAETLAAEYDRRLAELCRVLAEQGDYDHACELARRRSELDPLSENACSQWGWVLGLAGLPQKAASIQAAFARRFTQVFGFGPLSAGLRPEEGGQFFSPPFPNKAQREAVVA; encoded by the coding sequence ATGGGCCCGCCGTCACTGCAAATCGGTGGTCAAGATTTGTTCTTCAAAACCCGCAAAGCGCTGGCTTTGGCGCTGTATCTGGCGCTGGAAGGGCCGCAGCCGCAAGACGCCTTGCTCGAACTCCTCTGGCCCGACTCGCCTCACAGCGGCTCGCTGAGAACGGCGGCCCTGCATCTGCGCCAGGCGCTGGGGGAGCAAGCTTGGCGGCTGCAAACCCAGTGGTGCGGGTTGTCGTTAGACCTCAGCGGCGCTTTTGTAGACGCCCACACGCTGGGCCAGTTGAGCGCCGAGCAAGCGCTGGCATGGAAGCCGGGCCTTTTTCTGGCGGGCCTGCACCTGAAAGGCAATCCGGCGTGGGACGATTACTTGATGCTGCGGGCCGAGACACTCGCCGCCGAGTATGATCGCCGCCTCGCGGAACTGTGCCGCGTATTGGCTGAGCAAGGCGACTACGACCACGCCTGCGAATTGGCTCGCCGCCGCAGCGAACTCGATCCGCTCTCGGAAAACGCTTGCTCGCAGTGGGGCTGGGTGCTGGGCCTTGCCGGATTGCCGCAAAAAGCTGCCAGCATCCAAGCGGCGTTTGCGCGGCGTTTTACGCAGGTGTTCGGTTTTGGGCCGCTCAGCGCGGGCCTGCGTCCAGAAGAGGGCGGCCAGTTCTTTTCCCCTCCCTTTCCCAACAAGGCGCAGCGGGAAGCGGTGGTGGCTTAA
- a CDS encoding ABC transporter substrate-binding protein, translating into MKRTLSLLLLSALSLAAAQKVATPIAIGIAVAQTSNASLFGQEQVIGAKLAEKFLNARGGVGGTPIKLVFQDTSGDEAGAINAFQNLISKDNVVGIVGPTLSQQAFSADPIADRAKVPVIGPSNTAKGIPQIGAYISRVSAPVTAIAPNALKQALKINPKLKKVAVLYAQNDAFSTSETGIFQQTAKDLDLNIATVQKFQTTDNDFTTQVTAVLGENVDLVIISGLANDSGNLIKQLRQLGYKGLIVGGNGLNSSSMFPICGQYCDGVIVAQAYSPTQSSAANQLFAREYKAQYKKDPPQFAAQAYTGVQVFVDALKVLDRKKKIADWDLGELRVALNKQILIGKYKTPLGELSFDKDGDIVQQAFYVAQIKMKDAKNGTFVFLK; encoded by the coding sequence ATGAAACGAACCCTCAGTTTACTTCTGCTCAGCGCCCTCAGCCTCGCCGCCGCTCAAAAAGTCGCCACACCGATTGCGATTGGAATCGCGGTGGCGCAAACCAGCAACGCTTCGCTGTTCGGTCAGGAACAGGTGATCGGAGCCAAACTGGCCGAGAAATTTTTGAATGCACGCGGCGGCGTGGGCGGCACCCCGATCAAATTGGTCTTTCAAGACACCAGCGGCGATGAAGCCGGAGCCATCAACGCCTTTCAAAACCTGATCAGCAAAGACAACGTGGTCGGCATCGTGGGGCCAACGCTTTCTCAGCAGGCCTTCAGCGCCGACCCCATCGCCGACCGTGCCAAAGTGCCAGTAATTGGGCCGAGCAACACCGCCAAAGGCATTCCGCAGATCGGCGCGTACATCTCCCGCGTTTCTGCGCCGGTCACAGCGATTGCGCCCAACGCGCTCAAACAGGCCCTCAAGATCAATCCCAAGCTCAAGAAAGTGGCGGTGCTCTACGCCCAGAACGACGCTTTCTCGACTTCTGAGACGGGGATCTTCCAGCAGACGGCCAAAGACCTCGATCTCAACATCGCCACCGTGCAAAAGTTCCAGACCACCGACAACGACTTCACCACGCAGGTCACGGCGGTGCTGGGCGAGAACGTGGATCTGGTGATCATCTCCGGACTGGCCAATGACAGCGGCAACCTGATCAAGCAGCTGCGTCAACTCGGCTACAAGGGGCTGATCGTGGGCGGCAACGGCCTGAACAGTTCCAGCATGTTTCCCATCTGCGGCCAGTACTGTGACGGCGTGATTGTCGCGCAGGCCTACAGCCCCACCCAATCGAGCGCCGCCAACCAGCTGTTTGCCCGTGAATACAAGGCGCAGTACAAAAAAGATCCACCTCAATTCGCGGCTCAGGCGTACACCGGTGTGCAGGTCTTCGTGGACGCCCTCAAGGTGCTTGACCGCAAGAAGAAAATCGCCGACTGGGATCTGGGCGAACTCAGAGTGGCCCTCAACAAACAGATCCTGATCGGGAAATACAAGACGCCCCTAGGCGAACTCAGCTTCGATAAAGACGGCGACATCGTGCAGCAGGCGTTCTACGTGGCGCAAATCAAGATGAAAGACGCCAAGAACGGCACCTTCGTCTTTTTGAAGTAA
- a CDS encoding ABC transporter ATP-binding protein, with product MPLLELKNLSVNYGAIQAVRDLSLTVEQGEIVTLIGANGAGKTTTLRAISRMLKAKSGQIIFDGHDLSRVTADKVVSYGIAQSPEGRQVLARQSIADNLELGAYIRKDTAGIHSDVQRMYERFPRLGERRSQLAGTLSGGEQQMLAIARALMSRPKLLLLDEPSLGLAPIIVLEIFKIIKELNAQGVTILLVEQNAKLAMQTSHRTYVMEAGQVTFSGLSSELVGDERVLHAYLGG from the coding sequence TTGCCTCTCCTAGAACTCAAAAATCTCAGCGTCAATTACGGAGCCATTCAAGCGGTGCGCGACCTCTCGCTGACCGTCGAGCAAGGCGAAATCGTGACCCTCATCGGCGCGAACGGCGCGGGCAAAACCACCACGCTGCGGGCCATTTCAAGGATGCTGAAAGCCAAAAGCGGCCAGATTATCTTCGACGGCCATGATTTGTCGCGTGTCACTGCCGATAAGGTGGTCAGCTACGGCATTGCCCAGAGTCCTGAAGGGCGGCAGGTCTTGGCCCGCCAGAGCATCGCCGATAATTTGGAACTCGGCGCGTATATCCGCAAAGACACGGCGGGCATTCACAGTGACGTGCAGAGGATGTACGAGCGTTTTCCGCGCCTGGGCGAGCGCCGCAGCCAACTGGCCGGAACATTATCGGGCGGCGAACAGCAGATGCTGGCCATCGCCAGAGCGCTGATGAGCCGCCCCAAACTTCTCCTGCTCGACGAACCGAGCCTCGGCCTCGCGCCGATTATCGTCCTTGAAATCTTCAAGATCATCAAAGAACTCAATGCCCAAGGCGTGACCATTTTACTGGTCGAGCAAAACGCCAAGCTCGCCATGCAGACCAGCCACCGCACTTATGTGATGGAAGCCGGGCAAGTCACCTTCAGCGGCTTGTCGAGCGAACTGGTGGGCGACGAGCGGGTACTGCACGCTTACCTGGGCGGCTAA
- a CDS encoding histidinol-phosphatase HisJ family protein: protein MPLPPHLFDSHLHTPLCNHAEGSPREYAQAALDLGLSGVCFTDHIPMPAWFDAEWRMKRGQLDEYVQTVKDVQREFGGRLVVRLGLEADFHPGTERYVAQILEEHPWDYVIGSVHYIGAWGFDNPAFKDEYRQRDLAGLYRHYYALVEGAARSTLFDAIGHLDLPKKFGDTDPDGMAALHALDVIAMQGLSLDFNTAGWRKPVKEAYPAPDLVRAAATRGIPFVLGSDAHAPAEVGYRFGDAVKEIHDVEGVIVSYAGRERVG, encoded by the coding sequence ATGCCTCTCCCACCGCATTTGTTCGACTCTCACCTGCATACGCCGTTGTGCAATCACGCTGAAGGGAGTCCCCGTGAGTACGCGCAGGCGGCCCTGGATTTGGGCCTCTCGGGCGTGTGCTTTACCGATCATATCCCCATGCCGGCTTGGTTCGACGCCGAGTGGCGCATGAAGCGCGGGCAACTTGACGAGTACGTGCAGACGGTTAAAGACGTGCAGCGGGAATTCGGGGGCCGCTTGGTGGTGCGCCTCGGCCTAGAAGCTGACTTTCACCCCGGCACCGAGCGGTATGTGGCGCAGATTCTTGAAGAACATCCGTGGGATTACGTGATCGGCAGCGTCCATTATATCGGCGCTTGGGGCTTTGACAATCCGGCCTTCAAAGACGAGTACCGGCAGCGCGATTTGGCCGGCCTTTACCGCCACTATTACGCTTTGGTGGAAGGGGCGGCCCGCAGCACGCTCTTTGACGCCATCGGCCACCTCGATTTGCCCAAAAAGTTCGGTGATACCGACCCCGACGGCATGGCCGCCCTGCACGCGCTGGACGTGATCGCCATGCAGGGGCTGAGCCTCGATTTCAACACTGCCGGTTGGCGTAAGCCCGTGAAGGAAGCCTACCCAGCCCCCGATCTGGTGCGGGCCGCTGCCACGCGGGGTATTCCCTTCGTGCTGGGCAGCGACGCCCACGCCCCCGCCGAAGTCGGCTACCGGTTCGGCGACGCCGTCAAAGAAATTCACGACGTGGAAGGCGTGATTGTCAGCTACGCGGGGCGCGAGCGGGTGGGGTGA
- a CDS encoding GNAT family N-acetyltransferase: MSTNFYPPLNLKVITPKLELRGATDELLAQLLPIVRAGVVTRPPDPFDDPMSLYADNPLRERKWLQAIWRGRGNVHPDSWRLYFVVMLNGQAVGMQDLIGVNFDTCRTVTSFSWLAPSARQQGLGREMRAAILHLAFEGFGAGQANSEAFFDNSASNRVSESMGYQPNGTDWATRRGEPAVLNRWRLGREDWEPNRRSDIELIGVEECRAVLSIE; this comes from the coding sequence ATGTCCACCAACTTTTACCCGCCACTGAACCTCAAAGTCATTACGCCCAAGCTGGAACTGCGTGGAGCGACGGACGAACTGCTGGCCCAGCTTCTTCCAATTGTCCGTGCTGGCGTGGTCACGCGCCCACCTGATCCATTCGACGATCCGATGTCGCTTTATGCAGACAATCCGCTGCGTGAAAGGAAGTGGCTTCAGGCCATCTGGCGCGGACGGGGCAATGTTCACCCTGATTCTTGGCGTTTGTACTTTGTGGTGATGCTGAACGGGCAGGCGGTGGGCATGCAGGACTTGATCGGCGTGAATTTTGACACTTGCCGCACCGTCACCAGCTTTTCTTGGCTGGCTCCCAGTGCTCGGCAACAAGGACTGGGACGAGAGATGCGTGCGGCCATTCTTCACCTCGCCTTCGAGGGGTTTGGCGCGGGGCAGGCGAATAGCGAGGCGTTCTTTGACAATTCGGCGTCTAACCGGGTCTCGGAAAGCATGGGCTACCAACCCAACGGCACGGACTGGGCCACCCGGCGCGGTGAACCCGCCGTACTCAACCGCTGGCGGCTTGGGCGGGAAGACTGGGAACCAAATCGCCGCAGCGACATCGAGCTGATCGGCGTGGAGGAGTGCAGAGCCGTGTTGTCCATCGAGTAA
- a CDS encoding CAP domain-containing protein encodes MKTPLTFLTIGFFALALTACGGANLPSPSAGAGAAVGSSEVSGGLGASSSKDAGPQDMTAEERMVLEQTNKARAVARTCGDQQFAAAGPLTWNGYLAKSARAHSQDMADKSYFSHVGLDGSTMIKRDEAAGYSAWQELGENIAAGYAVAVVVQGWIDSPSHCKTLMDPKYKELGVGYVYKQGTQYGTYWTQEYGTR; translated from the coding sequence ATGAAAACCCCCCTGACTTTTTTGACCATCGGCTTTTTCGCTCTCGCACTGACTGCCTGCGGAGGCGCAAATCTTCCCTCGCCTTCAGCCGGAGCAGGCGCGGCGGTGGGCAGCAGCGAAGTCTCCGGCGGTTTGGGAGCCAGCAGCAGCAAAGACGCGGGGCCGCAGGATATGACGGCGGAAGAAAGAATGGTGCTGGAGCAGACCAACAAAGCCCGCGCCGTCGCCCGCACCTGCGGCGATCAGCAGTTTGCCGCCGCCGGCCCGCTGACCTGGAACGGCTACCTCGCCAAGTCGGCCCGCGCCCACTCGCAGGACATGGCCGACAAGTCGTACTTCAGCCACGTCGGCCTGGACGGCAGCACCATGATCAAGCGCGACGAAGCGGCTGGCTATAGCGCTTGGCAAGAACTCGGCGAAAACATCGCTGCCGGATACGCCGTCGCCGTTGTCGTCCAAGGCTGGATTGACAGCCCCTCACACTGCAAGACCTTGATGGATCCCAAGTACAAAGAGCTCGGCGTCGGCTACGTCTACAAGCAGGGCACCCAGTACGGCACCTACTGGACGCAGGAGTACGGCACCCGCTGA
- a CDS encoding DNA polymerase/3'-5' exonuclease PolX: protein MLPFTQKAAASALETTADLLEVLGAEAFRAQAYRSAARSIEALTNWDEAAQKNFQGVPKVGSALAGALSEALQIGSFGPLTEALAQLPPGVVELLGVRGLGPKKVRALWQGGFDSLEALREGLDDGSVTALKGFGAKTAATLLEAVEFVLAAQGRQRMNTAHQIAEQLAAKLAHFDARVSGDVRRNLETTRSVRVTVSATPQEIRAALPELALEQVDKRPVLSGTWEGVPIELPYAAADVRGALDLMMGGGAAYRENLRSEAARQGFDLNGRGLHRGKQGSGETLQTPAEQDVLAALGLPYRPAEYRDPEHDAVWQSLPQPTDLIQPQDIKGYIHTHSTWSDGAASLREMVDAAQQLGGYLGTADHSRSAFYANGLTPERLRAQIKEVRELQRAGLPVIAGSEVDILEDGSLDFDDELLSELDYVVASVHSHFTLSGAAQTERLIKAVSHPLITVLGHATGRLLLRRPSYALDLDAVLDACEIHQTVVEINASPYRLDIDWRFALRYRARLKFALNTDAHAVHGLSDIHYGALVARKAGLTAAEVVNTLPQADFLAFVAAQRRSRSSAS from the coding sequence ATGCTTCCCTTCACCCAAAAAGCCGCCGCCAGCGCTCTAGAAACCACCGCCGATCTGCTGGAAGTGCTGGGCGCGGAAGCGTTTAGGGCGCAGGCTTACCGCTCCGCCGCCCGCAGCATCGAAGCGCTGACCAACTGGGACGAAGCGGCCCAGAAGAACTTTCAGGGCGTGCCCAAAGTCGGCTCGGCGCTGGCGGGCGCACTCAGCGAGGCCTTGCAGATCGGCAGCTTCGGCCCCCTCACCGAGGCACTGGCCCAACTGCCGCCCGGCGTGGTGGAGTTGCTGGGCGTGCGCGGGCTGGGGCCAAAAAAAGTCCGTGCCCTCTGGCAAGGTGGATTCGATTCGCTCGAAGCGCTGCGTGAAGGGCTGGACGATGGCAGCGTAACAGCCCTCAAAGGCTTCGGCGCGAAGACGGCGGCCACGTTGCTGGAAGCGGTGGAGTTTGTGCTGGCTGCACAGGGGCGGCAACGCATGAACACCGCCCACCAGATTGCCGAGCAACTCGCGGCAAAGTTGGCCCACTTCGATGCCCGCGTCAGCGGTGACGTGCGCCGCAATTTGGAAACCACCCGCAGCGTCCGCGTCACGGTCAGCGCCACGCCGCAGGAGATTCGCGCCGCCTTGCCTGAGTTGGCATTAGAGCAAGTCGACAAACGCCCGGTGCTGAGCGGCACCTGGGAAGGCGTGCCGATCGAACTCCCCTATGCGGCGGCAGACGTGCGCGGGGCGCTGGACTTGATGATGGGCGGCGGCGCGGCTTACCGGGAAAATCTGCGCTCGGAAGCGGCGCGGCAGGGCTTTGATCTCAACGGGCGCGGACTGCATAGGGGGAAGCAGGGCAGCGGCGAAACGCTCCAAACTCCTGCTGAACAAGATGTGCTGGCCGCACTCGGCCTCCCCTACCGGCCCGCCGAATACCGAGACCCCGAACACGACGCCGTGTGGCAGAGTTTGCCGCAGCCCACTGACCTGATTCAACCTCAGGACATCAAAGGCTACATCCACACCCACTCGACTTGGAGCGACGGCGCGGCGAGTTTGCGCGAAATGGTGGACGCCGCGCAGCAGTTGGGCGGCTACCTCGGCACGGCGGATCACTCGCGCAGCGCCTTTTACGCCAACGGACTTACCCCCGAACGGTTGCGGGCGCAAATCAAGGAAGTGCGCGAACTCCAGCGGGCGGGCCTGCCGGTCATCGCGGGCAGCGAAGTGGACATTCTGGAAGACGGCTCACTCGACTTTGACGACGAGTTGCTGAGTGAGCTGGACTATGTGGTGGCCTCGGTTCACAGCCACTTCACGCTCAGCGGGGCAGCACAGACCGAGCGGCTGATTAAGGCCGTTTCACACCCGCTCATCACCGTTCTGGGCCATGCCACCGGCAGGCTGCTGCTGCGCCGTCCGAGCTACGCACTTGATTTGGACGCCGTGCTGGACGCCTGTGAGATTCATCAAACGGTGGTGGAAATCAACGCCAGCCCTTACCGGCTAGACATAGATTGGCGTTTTGCGCTGCGTTACCGCGCCCGCCTCAAATTCGCCCTCAACACCGACGCCCACGCCGTTCACGGTCTGAGTGACATCCATTACGGCGCACTGGTGGCCCGCAAAGCCGGACTGACGGCTGCCGAGGTGGTCAACACCCTCCCACAGGCCGACTTCCTGGCGTTCGTGGCGGCTCAGCGGAGAAGCCGGAGCTCAGCTTCATAG
- a CDS encoding branched-chain amino acid ABC transporter permease, whose product MEFLQQYGFLIATMLQQGLLGLSLYAPLMAGQLSLASPGFYAVGGYIAAILLTNPAFAGWRDSLGYGIYPLTWLLAALACALLGLLVGVPALRLRGIYLALATIAFVEILRVLSLNLEITGGAVGIFAIPQPFGFVDRWQYLWLFLPLLILTLLFFRQLSKSRTGRAFRAIREDELAADAMGVSPTRYKVLAFVIGAVLAGIVGSMSAPFLNTWNAKQGTFDASIAYLAFVLIGGSRSMWGPLVGGALLSALPEVLRGLADWRLVINGLVLVVASLYLPQGIVGSLSRKPKPPTRPKPPTLNEGPSGPPYTSETT is encoded by the coding sequence ATGGAATTTCTGCAACAATACGGCTTTCTGATCGCCACCATGCTTCAGCAGGGTCTTTTGGGCCTGAGCCTCTACGCCCCGCTGATGGCCGGACAACTCTCGCTGGCGAGTCCGGGGTTTTACGCGGTGGGCGGCTATATCGCTGCCATTCTACTGACCAATCCGGCCTTCGCGGGCTGGCGCGACTCGCTGGGGTACGGCATCTATCCGCTGACCTGGCTGCTCGCGGCTCTGGCCTGTGCGCTGCTCGGTCTTCTCGTGGGCGTTCCGGCGCTGCGGCTGCGCGGCATCTATCTGGCACTGGCCACCATCGCTTTCGTGGAAATTTTGCGGGTGCTGTCGCTCAACCTAGAAATTACTGGTGGGGCAGTGGGCATTTTCGCCATTCCGCAACCTTTCGGCTTCGTTGACCGCTGGCAGTACCTGTGGCTGTTCTTGCCGCTGCTGATCCTGACCCTGCTGTTCTTCCGACAGCTCTCCAAATCGCGCACGGGCCGGGCCTTCCGGGCCATCCGCGAGGACGAGCTGGCTGCCGACGCGATGGGCGTGTCGCCAACCCGCTACAAGGTGCTGGCCTTTGTCATCGGCGCAGTGCTGGCCGGCATCGTCGGCTCGATGAGCGCTCCCTTTCTCAATACCTGGAACGCCAAGCAGGGCACTTTCGACGCCTCTATCGCTTACCTGGCCTTCGTGCTGATCGGCGGCAGCCGCAGCATGTGGGGGCCGCTGGTGGGCGGGGCGCTGCTGTCGGCCCTCCCGGAAGTGCTGCGCGGGCTGGCTGATTGGCGCTTGGTGATCAACGGGCTGGTGCTGGTGGTGGCGAGTCTTTATTTGCCGCAGGGCATCGTGGGCAGCCTGAGCCGCAAGCCCAAGCCGCCGACCCGTCCCAAGCCGCCGACGCTCAACGAAGGCCCGTCGGGGCCGCCCTACACGTCGGAGACGACATGA
- the truD gene encoding tRNA pseudouridine(13) synthase TruD, which translates to MNLIFSWSALSALTPTPGSGGLLRREPADFVVEERPTYLPSGSGDHLYLHLEKVGHTTAHLARQLSVQLGVKAKDLGIAGLKDRHAVTRQWISLPAKYEARLGDFSLEGVQILETGRHTNKLGLGHLRGNHFTVRVRGAPETAAQAQSTLDLLTHLGVPNYFGPQRFGLGGLNAEEGLKVLRGESELRDPQVRRFLSSSVQSALFNRFVSLRLERGLFDGLLSGDMAKKHDTGGVFLVEDAQAESPRAARNEVSATGTLFGRKTKPLTLDAGALEAEVLGEFGLTPEVFASRRGDRRLIRIFMEDAALTPEEDGYTVSFALPKGSFATSVLRELMKTDVDAPDAGTPDEDGDDE; encoded by the coding sequence GTGAATCTGATTTTTTCTTGGTCGGCGCTCAGCGCCTTGACGCCCACCCCCGGCAGCGGCGGCCTCCTGCGGCGAGAGCCAGCCGACTTCGTGGTCGAGGAACGCCCCACCTATTTGCCGTCTGGCAGCGGCGACCACTTGTACTTGCACCTTGAGAAAGTCGGGCACACCACCGCACACCTGGCGCGGCAGCTCAGTGTGCAGCTCGGCGTCAAAGCCAAAGACCTCGGCATCGCGGGTCTCAAAGACCGCCACGCCGTCACCCGGCAGTGGATCAGCTTGCCCGCCAAGTATGAAGCCCGTTTGGGCGACTTCAGCTTGGAGGGCGTGCAGATTTTAGAGACGGGCCGCCACACCAACAAGCTCGGCCTCGGTCACCTGCGTGGCAACCACTTTACCGTGCGGGTGCGCGGCGCTCCGGAGACGGCGGCTCAGGCACAAAGCACGCTGGACTTGCTCACGCATTTGGGTGTGCCCAATTACTTCGGGCCGCAGCGCTTTGGCCTCGGCGGTCTGAATGCCGAGGAAGGCCTAAAGGTGCTGCGCGGCGAGTCGGAGCTGCGCGACCCACAAGTCCGGCGGTTCTTGAGCAGCAGCGTGCAGAGCGCTCTGTTCAACCGCTTTGTCAGCTTGAGGCTAGAGCGCGGCCTGTTTGATGGGCTCCTCAGCGGTGACATGGCCAAGAAACACGACACCGGTGGGGTCTTTTTGGTCGAAGACGCACAGGCCGAGTCCCCCCGCGCCGCCCGGAACGAGGTTAGCGCCACCGGCACGCTGTTCGGACGCAAAACCAAGCCGCTGACCTTGGACGCGGGCGCACTCGAAGCTGAAGTGCTGGGTGAATTCGGCTTGACGCCCGAGGTCTTCGCTTCCCGCAGGGGTGACCGCCGCCTGATCCGCATTTTCATGGAAGACGCCGCCCTGACGCCCGAAGAAGACGGCTACACCGTCAGCTTTGCCTTGCCCAAAGGCAGCTTTGCCACTTCGGTGCTACGCGAGCTGATGAAAACAGATGTGGACGCTCCAGACGCCGGTACACCGGACGAAGACGGAGACGACGAGTGA
- a CDS encoding acyl-CoA thioesterase encodes MSRDDFSPPLPGQPPSGARMLELVFPKDTNYHGTAFGGFVLSLMDKAASVAAVRHAKHHVVTARMDAVDFHLPVRLGDALALEAQVIRVGRTSMTVRVDVFRETLTTGEQQLATNGTFVFVAVDLDGRPVVVPPLATGNEAQN; translated from the coding sequence ATGAGCCGCGACGACTTTTCTCCTCCCTTACCCGGCCAACCGCCCAGCGGCGCACGAATGCTCGAACTGGTGTTTCCCAAAGACACGAATTATCATGGCACCGCTTTTGGCGGCTTCGTGTTGTCGCTGATGGACAAAGCCGCTTCGGTGGCTGCCGTAAGGCACGCCAAGCATCATGTGGTCACCGCCCGCATGGACGCGGTGGATTTTCATTTGCCCGTCCGCTTGGGCGACGCGCTGGCCCTGGAAGCTCAGGTCATCCGGGTGGGCCGCACCTCCATGACCGTACGGGTAGACGTGTTCCGTGAGACGCTGACTACCGGCGAGCAGCAACTGGCCACCAACGGCACTTTCGTGTTCGTGGCAGTTGACCTCGATGGCCGCCCTGTGGTGGTGCCGCCGCTGGCGACAGGCAACGAAGCGCAAAACTAA
- a CDS encoding ABC transporter ATP-binding protein, which translates to MTLSNTLQQKPVPEIPILLDAQHLTRRFGGLVAVGDVSFQVRRGEIFGLIGPNGAGKTTLFNLMTGLTPPSSGSLSFGGQNMTGLAPYQVAEAGISRTFQNIRLFGPLSALENVKIAQHSRTHAGLWTGIFGRDKAEERRVEQRAWELLDLVGLADRAGEQAANFAYGDQRRLEIARALATQPRALLLDEPAAGMNTAEKSALTTFIREVRDQFDLTVMVIEHHVPLVMNLCDRVAVLNFGQLIAVGNPADVQRDPKVIEAYLGA; encoded by the coding sequence ATGACGCTTTCTAATACGCTTCAGCAAAAACCCGTGCCCGAAATTCCGATTCTCCTCGACGCCCAGCACCTGACGCGGCGCTTCGGCGGCCTGGTGGCGGTGGGCGACGTGTCGTTTCAGGTGCGGCGCGGCGAGATTTTCGGGTTGATCGGCCCCAACGGTGCGGGCAAAACCACTCTCTTTAACTTGATGACCGGCCTGACGCCGCCCAGCAGCGGCTCACTGAGTTTCGGGGGCCAGAATATGACCGGCCTCGCGCCTTATCAGGTGGCCGAAGCGGGCATCAGCCGCACCTTCCAGAACATTCGGCTGTTCGGGCCGCTCTCGGCGCTGGAAAATGTCAAGATTGCCCAGCACAGCCGCACCCACGCCGGACTGTGGACGGGCATCTTTGGCCGCGACAAAGCCGAGGAGCGCCGAGTCGAGCAGCGGGCCTGGGAACTGCTGGATTTGGTGGGTCTGGCTGATCGGGCCGGAGAGCAGGCCGCCAACTTCGCCTACGGCGACCAGCGCCGCTTAGAAATCGCCCGCGCTTTGGCCACCCAGCCGCGTGCCCTGCTGCTCGACGAACCGGCTGCGGGCATGAATACCGCCGAAAAGAGCGCCCTGACCACCTTCATTCGGGAAGTCCGTGACCAGTTCGACCTGACGGTGATGGTCATCGAACACCACGTGCCGCTGGTGATGAATTTGTGTGACCGTGTGGCCGTGCTGAACTTCGGGCAATTAATCGCGGTGGGCAACCCCGCCGACGTGCAGCGCGATCCCAAAGTCATCGAAGCGTATTTGGGGGCCTGA
- a CDS encoding branched-chain amino acid ABC transporter permease has translation MELSGFLQNVLNGLAIGSVYAIFALGYTLVFSILGIINFAHGAVFTLGAYFTYTLISGQFSDNGLLKGLNLFPNGSPLSGSAWGFALSALIGSLLAGVVAVIIERLAFRPMRTRSADPLLALVSSLGVALVIVNLIQILVGAESYSFPDGIYGNLPPALLFHLGDKTIIIRTVQVIIFAVSMVLLLVLGWVIGRTRTGKALRAVAENPGTASLLGISVDRFVIITFFLSGLLGGLAGTLVGSSFGIAGPYFGVTFGLKGLAVIVLGGLGSIPGAVVGGLVIGLAEAFVPSQYSAYKEAVAFALLFIILLVRPQGLLGQAQIQKV, from the coding sequence TTGGAACTGAGCGGTTTTTTACAAAATGTCCTGAACGGTCTGGCGATTGGCAGCGTCTACGCCATTTTTGCGCTGGGCTACACGCTGGTGTTCTCGATTCTGGGCATCATCAATTTCGCGCACGGCGCGGTGTTCACGCTGGGCGCTTACTTTACCTACACTCTGATCTCCGGTCAGTTTAGTGACAACGGCTTGCTGAAGGGCCTCAATTTGTTTCCCAATGGCTCACCGCTCTCGGGCAGCGCCTGGGGCTTTGCTCTCTCCGCGCTCATCGGCTCGCTGCTGGCAGGAGTGGTTGCCGTCATCATCGAGCGCCTCGCCTTCCGGCCCATGCGGACGCGCAGCGCCGACCCACTGCTGGCGCTGGTGAGTTCGCTGGGCGTGGCGCTGGTGATCGTCAACCTGATTCAGATTCTGGTGGGCGCGGAGAGCTACTCGTTTCCCGATGGCATTTACGGCAACCTGCCGCCCGCACTGCTGTTTCATCTGGGCGACAAAACCATCATCATCCGTACGGTGCAGGTCATTATTTTTGCCGTCAGCATGGTGCTGCTGCTGGTTCTCGGCTGGGTCATCGGGCGCACCCGCACCGGCAAGGCGCTCAGGGCCGTTGCTGAAAACCCCGGCACCGCTTCGCTGCTGGGCATCAGCGTAGACCGCTTTGTCATCATCACCTTTTTTCTGTCGGGACTCCTCGGCGGCCTCGCTGGAACGCTGGTCGGTAGTTCGTTTGGCATCGCGGGGCCGTACTTCGGCGTCACCTTCGGCCTTAAGGGGCTGGCCGTCATCGTGTTGGGCGGGCTGGGCAGTATTCCCGGCGCAGTAGTGGGCGGACTGGTCATCGGGCTGGCCGAGGCGTTCGTGCCTTCCCAGTACAGCGCTTACAAGGAAGCGGTGGCCTTTGCGCTGCTGTTCATTATTTTGCTGGTGCGTCCTCAGGGCTTGCTGGGCCAGGCGCAGATTCAAAAGGTTTAA